In Spirochaetota bacterium, a single genomic region encodes these proteins:
- a CDS encoding nitroreductase family protein — MLAAESLGLGSCMIGGIHPFLQQGSKAKAFREKYGIKYKSKSGLFVIFGYPKLAFKKGIKRSFASVQRAE, encoded by the coding sequence ATGTTAGCAGCTGAATCACTTGGCCTTGGCAGTTGTATGATTGGCGGCATTCATCCTTTTTTGCAGCAGGGCAGCAAGGCAAAGGCTTTCAGGGAAAAATACGGAATTAAATATAAAAGCAAGAGCGGCCTTTTTGTAATCTTTGGCTATCCAAAACTTGCATTTAAAAAAGGCATTAAACGAAGTTTTGCATCAGTGCAAAGAGCAGAGTAA